GGAGCGAGCAGAGCGGCGAACACGCCCTGCAGAGCCCGCGCACCGAACAGCATCCCGGGGCTGAAGGCGAGACCGCCGAGCGCGGACGCGACGCCGAACCCGACCAACCCGACGACGAAACCGCGCCGATGCCCCAACGCACCGCTCACTCGCCCACCGATCAACAACAACCCGCCGAACGCCAGCGCATAGGGGGTGATCGCCCACTGCCGGTCGGCATCGGAAATCCCGAGCGCGGCCTGCGCGGAAGGCAGCGCGATGTTCACGATCGTCCCGTCCAGCACCACCAGCAGTTGAGCCGCGCTCACCACCGGAAGCGTCCACCACCGACGCGCGGAACCAACAGAAGTCCCGCCATTTCCCGAATCCATGAATTCGAGCCTGTCATTGAAGTGACCCCGGAAACCTCGCCGCGCACGAGCAGCCCATTCCAGCCACCACAAGGCGAAAACCCGCAACCCGCACTTCAACCCCACCTCGCGAGCCGCGCTCGACGGATGACAGGAAGGTTCCCTTGCGCACGTGCCCGCCGCATGGCTCCGGGCACGGGTGACAGGAAGGTTCCCTTGCTCCACCGAGTGCCCCACAGCGCGGCGGGTGAGGTGACAGGAACGTTCCCTTCCTCGCAGCAGCGGGCCGCAGGCCCGGTGACAGGAAGGTTCCCTTGCACGCGTGACGCCGCGTGGCGCTGGCGCGGGTGACAGGAAAGTTCCCATCCTCGCGGCAGAGACGTGCTGCCCGTCGGAGTCCCTGCGAGCATGAGCGGAACCGAAATCGACCGGCCGGAATTCGGCTGGCCGATTCGTAAAACAGATCCGGAATTCGCGGAATTGCTCCGCGCGCGGGAAGAAGGCAAAAGAAAAGCGGCCCCGGATCTCAGTGATCCGGGGCCGCTCGGCGCAGCAGGTCGGCCTCAGAGGGCGTCGGCGACCTTTCCGACCGTCGGGTACAGCACGCCGGTGATCTGGTGCACCGGCTTCGCCGGGACGCGGCTGGTGAGCTGGTTCGACAGCTCGCCGGCACCACCGCCGAGGCCCTTGTCGAGCTCGGCCAGCGGCGGGATCTTGCCCACCGCGGGCAGGAGCTCCGCGGGCTTGGGCAACGGCATCGGCTGGCCGGGGGAGTTGAGCGGGTTGCGCGCCAGCGTCGGCGCCACCACTCCCACCGGGCTGGCCACCGGTTCCGCCTCGAAGCCCTGCACGGCGGTCGCGTCGATAGCGGTGTCCACCGCGGAAACGCCCTGGTGACCGGGCTTTCGGGGGCCGACCTCGGCGTCGAGCAGCGTGGCGTTCGGGGTCCGCTGGTGGAGCACGCCCAGGTGCTCGGGGGCCGCCGAAACGCCGATGGTCGGCCGGGTCTTGGTCATCCCGGTCAGCCGGTTGCCCTCGGCGAGGACGTGGCTCAGCACCTGGTTCGGCTTGCCGGGCGCCAGCAGCGGGCGGCCGTCCCGCAGCTCACCGGCCACCCCGTGACCGGTGGTGATGATGTCCACGCCGACCTGCTTGACCAGGTTCGGCGAGCTCGCGTGCAGCTGCGCGTCCGCGCACGGGGCCTTGACGGGGTTGAACCCGGCGCCCTTCTGCATCTGGCAGGCGTTGACCGGGGCGGTGAACCCGACCTGGTCCGGAATCGACGACAGGTCCGGCTTCGGCAGATCGGTGGTCTCCGCGGCGGAGGCGGCACCGGTACCGACTGCGGCGAACCCCGCGGCCACAACGGCTGCCTGTACTGTGCGCGTGGTCCAGGGGCGCAAGATCTGTTCTCCTAGGGGTCGGATGCGTTGGTACAGCTGACTCGGTATCGGGAGACCCTGAGAAGATCTTGACCCCAGCGCGCCGGGGACAACCTGAACGAGTGAATTCAGGTGTTCACCGGAGGTTCTGGGTGAGGCTCGGCGCGAACAGCGTCATCAGGTGCTCGGTCGCTTTCTCCGGCGTGACCTCCGGGCGCTGCTCCCGCCACAGCGCCAGCCGCTCGCAGGCGCCGATGATCGCCTCGGCGAAGGCCTCCAGCTGCTCGTCGTCGAGATCTGGGCGGGCGGCTTTCAGCAGCCCGGATGTGAAATCCCGCTGCTGCAACCGGATCGCTTCGAGCTCGGAGCTCACCGACGCACTGGGCACGGCGGACTCGTTGCGCAGCAATGCCCAGGCCTGCGCGTGCTCGTCGCCGAACCTGAAGAACGCCAGCAGGCAGTCGTGCATGAGTTGTTCCGGGGTGTCCGCCCCGGCGGCCGCGACGGTGCTGGCCTCGATGAGCTCCCGCTTGCACCGCTTCAGGCAGGCCAGCAGCAAGCCCTCCTTGGAGCCGAAGTACTCGTAGAGCATCGGCTTGGACAGGCCCACCCGCGCCGCGATGTCGTCCATGGAGGTCGCCTGGTAGCCGTCGGCGGCGAACACCTCCTCGGCCACGGCCAGGATCTGCTGCTCCCGCTCGGCTCGCGACATCCGCTTGCGCCGGCCGGTTGATGCCTGCTGGGTCTGCACGAAATCAACCCTACCGCAAGTAACTTACTCGTAGTAACCTACTGCTGAGTAGATCAGTCGTGCCGGTGTCCGAGGAGGCCCTGATGGCGCAACGGCAGTCGAAGGACCAGCGCAGTTACCGAACCTCGGTGGTCATCGTGGGGACCGGGTTCTCCGGTCTGGGCATGGCCATCAAGCTCAAGCAGGCCGGGATCGAGGACTTCATCGTCCTGGAGAAGGCCGCTGACCTCGGTGGCACCTGGCGCGACAACACCTATCCGGGCTGCGCCTGCGACGTGCCGTCCCTGATGTACTCCTTCTCGTTCGAGCAGAACCCGAACTGGTCGCGGATGTTCGCCAGGCAGGGCGAGATCTCGGACTACCTGCAGCACTGCGCGGACAAGTACCGGGTCCGCGACCACATCCACTACGGCGTGGAGTTCTCCGGCGCCGAGTACGACGAGGCCACCCAGACCTGGCGCGTGAGCACCGCGGACGGCTCCGAGTACGTGGGCAAGGCGCTGGTCTCCGGCGTCGGCGCCCTGCACATCCCGAGCTACCCGGAACTGCCGGGCGTGCAGGACTTCGAGGGCGAGGTGTTCCACTCCGCGGAGTGGAACCACGACTTCGACCTGGCCGGCAAGCGCGTAGCGGTGATCGGCACCGGCGCCAGCGCGATCCAGTTCGTGCCCCAGATCGCCAAGAAGGTCGCCAAGCTGCACCTGTTCCAGCGCACGCCCCCGTGGATCCAGCCCAAGCCCGACCGGCCGGTCCCCGAAGCCCTCCAGCGCCTGTTCCGCCGGGTTCCGCTGGTCCAGCGGGCGGCCCGCGCCGCGCTCTACTGGACCCTCGAGGCGCGCTACTTCGCGGTGTTCAACAAGCACCTCGGCAAGCTCTCCGAGCACCTGTCGAAGCGCTACATCCGCAAGGCGGTCAAGGATCCCGAGGTGCGCGCCGCGGTCACTCCGGACTACTCCATGGGCTGCAAGCGGATCCTGCTCTCCAGCGACTACTACCCGGCGCTCAACCGATCCAATGTGGACCTGGTGACCAGCGGTGTCGCCGAGGTGCGGAAGAACTCCGTGGTCACAGGTGACGGCCAGGAACACCCGGTGGACGCGATCATCTACGGCACCGGTTTCCACGTCACCGACGCCTTCGATCACCTGACCATCGTCGGCCGCGACGGGCGCAAGCTCCAGGACGCGTGGCGCAACGGGATGGAGGCTTACCTGGGCGTTGCCGTCTCCGGCTTCCCGAACCTGTTCTTCCTGCTGGGGCCCAACACCGGGCTCGGCCACAACTCCGTGGTGTTCATGATCGAGTCGCAGCTGAACTACGTGCTCGGCGCCTTGCGAGGGATCTGCCGCGGCAAGGTGGCCCAGCTCGACGTCCGCCAGTCGGTGCAGGACGACTTCAACAGCGAGATCCAGTCCGAGCTCGGCGACGCGGTGTGGTCGGCTGGCGGCTGCCGCAGCTGGTACCTCGACGAGAACGGCGTCAACCGCACCATCTGGCCCGGCTTCACCTGGAAGTACTGGCTGCGCACTCGAAAGGTGGATCCTGCGGACTTCGAGATCACCGCGGCGCGGGGTCGTTGAAGCTTCGCACGGACGTTCGATATAGTGGTGCGGTCACTGCCGAGCAGCCCCTCCGGGGCTCACCCTTGAGCAAGGTGTGGCCATGTCACCGCTGTCGTCCGACGAACTGCGCGAGATCCGCGACGAGCTGAACGCCGGAACCACGCCGACGGTGTGGTTCACCGGCTCCGCCATCGGCGTTCCGGAAGGACGCTCGGGGAAGGTGATCTCGCTCGGCGAGCCGGCCGAAGGCGACTTCATCCAGGTCCGCCCGGCCGGTTCGAAGGACGTCCTGTCCTTCTCCGCGGCGGAGGTCACGAAGGTGAAGCCACCGCGCAAGCGCGCCGCCGCGCCCGAGCCGGCGAAGCCGGCTCCCAGCGCGGCGAAGCCCAAGACGGTGGGAGCGACGTTGCCCCGGGTGACGACTGCGGCGCAGGCGAAGCCCGCGCAGAGCGCGGCGAAGCCGGCCACCCCGGCGAAGCAGGCGGAAGCGGCGAAGCCGAGCGCGGAGGAGAAGCCGGCGGCCCGGCGCAAGCCGCGCCCGCCGAAGGCGGTCGGCGGGGCGACGGTGACGCTGACGGCCGACGACGACGGCCAGTGGAGCGTGGAGGTCAGCACACCCAAGAAGCGGGTGCTGAAGCCGACCCCGGTGCAGGCCGGAGCGGTGGCGCAAGCGGCGAAGGCGCTGCACGACGACGTCGCGGCGGCGGTCGAGCCGCTGATCGAAGCGGCCCGGGAACAGCAGCGGGTCCGAGTCGAACAGCTCCGCGCGGAACTGGCAGCGGCCGAAGCGGCCCTGAACGACCTCCGCTCCTGACCGGCCCGGCTCGCCGACGCGAGCATGGGAACTTTCCTGTCACCCACCACCCGTACGTCCACGCGCCCGAGATGAGGAAGGGAACCTTCCTGCCACCGGCATGCCCGGTGACGGTGAGGATGGGAACCTTCCTGTTATCCACGGCCCGGGTGCCCACGTGTCTGCTGCGAGCATGGGAACCTTCCTGTCATCTTGCTTGCCTGCGGAGGCCGCAGATGGCGGAGCGGAGTTCGCACCACGCGAAGCAGTGCGAACCCCGCTCGATCAGGACGGCTCTACTCGATCTCGGTGATCGCGCTCTTGGCCTGCTGGCCGCGGTCGGTGGGCGGGATGCGGTCGTAGTCGGCCGGGTCGAGGTTGTCGACCTGCCCGCTCGCGATCGACGAGAGGATCCCGTCGAGGCCGATGTAGACCGTGCGGGTCAGCATCCCCCGGTGCTGCTCACCGAGGTTCTGGGTCTGGCCGCGCACCTCGAACAGCACCGCGCCGCTGCCGTTGAGCTGGAACGAACCAAGGCCCGTGCCGGGCAGGTTGGTGTCCTGCGGGTAGAGCGTGATGTTGCCGAAGTCGGGGTTCTGGTTGGCCGCCGCCTGCAGCGCGTTGTAGGCGGCCACGTTGAGCTGCTTGGAGTACTCGGGCCGGAAGGTGTCGGCGAACTCGGCGTACGCCGAGCCCTCGGGAGTGGCCGGGTCGGCGACGAACTTGCCGGACAGGCTCATCGTCACGAAGCGGTCAGTGCCCGGAACCGTGTAGCAGGCGCCCTGGTGGTGCAGGTCGATGTAGGTGTCGACCGCCCCGAACTCGTCGCGCAGCGACCGGTACACATCGCGCACTGCCTGCGTTTCGGGGCTGATGAACCAACCCGGCTTGTCGCTGGCGCCGGGGAAGTCCTGCGGCTGCGGCTGGTAGTCGAGGTCCGGGTTGTAGTCGCGGTTGACGTCGAAGCCGGGGCGCTGCGAGTAATCGTCCCCCTGCCGCGGCTCGGTGTAGTAGTTCCACGGGGCCTGCGCGGTCGCCAGCTGCGGGAAGCGCGCCTGAGCTTCCTCCCACGTCATGTCGTTGCCGCGCCGGTCCAGCGCTCCGGCATCGGGGTTGATCTTCGGCATGGCCACCACGGTCAGCTGCTCGCGGATCCTCCTGGCGTGCGCGGAGTTCGAAGTGCCCAGGTAGTCGATGATGTCCAGCGCCGCGTCCGGCCCTGTCTTCTCGTTGCCGTGGATCTCCGCGGTGATCAGCACCACCTTCGGCCCGGTGCCGACCCGGGCCAGCAGCATGTCGCGGCCCCGGTTGGATTCGCCGATTTTCTCCACCACGACCCGGCCCGCGCTGACGCGCTCGATCCGGTCGAGCTCGACCAGGAGCTCGTCGTAGCTGGTGAACTCCGAGATCGGGTTCTCTCGCGGTTCCTCGCTGCACGGCGGCGGTGCTGCCGAGCTCAGCGGTGCGGTGGTCGTCGCGGGGACGAACGCCGCGCCCGCGACCACGGCGGCCAGTGCCAGTACTCGCATCCGGTGCATCCAGAACTCCTTGCCGTTGCTGGGACGGCATCAGCCAAACCGATCGCGATCAAAGCCACAATCGGCCAGCAGTGGACATCCCGGGCGTTGAGCGGGGATGGACAGATGGCGTGGTTCAGGCCTATCAAGTAGCGGTGCGAGCCTCGGTCGAACCACGTGAGCGGAACAGAACGCCCCTGCAGCACACCTCGTTCCGGTTGCTGCTGGTGGCAACGGTGGGTGGCTTCGCCGGGTACATCCTGCTGATGCCGGTGCTGCCGCTGTGGGCGGTGGTGGGTGGCGCCGGTGAGATCGCGGCCGGCGCGACGAACGCCGTCTTCATGCTGGTGACGGTGATCACACAGCTCTGCATGCCGTGGTTGCTCAAACGCATCGACCACCGGGTCGCCTTCGGCCTGGGCACGATCCTGATCGGTCTGCCCACACCGCTCTACGCACTGTCCAGCGACCTCTGGTTATTGCTCGCGGTGTCGAGCGTGCGGGGCATCGGCTTCGGACTGCTGACCGTGACCGGTGCCGCGCTCGTGGCGGAGCTCGTTCCGGTCGAGCAGCGCGGCCGGGCGGCGGCCTTGTACGGGCTGTCGATCGGGCTGCCGAACGTGATCTTCCTGCCGGTGGGAGTCTGGCTGACCCAGCAGATCGGATTCACCCCGCTGTTCTGGATCGCGGGTGTGCTCCCGGTCGCCGCCACAACCGTGCTGTTCGGCATGTCCCGCGTGCAGGCCCGCGAACCCGCGGGCAAGGCGAGCGCCACGACCTTCCCCCTCGCGCTGCTGCCGTCCTGGACGGTCATGACCGCGGTGGCGGTCGGCGCCGGGGGCATCATCGCCTTCCTGCCGTTGGCGATCGGCGAGTCGGTCGCCCCGGCGGCGCTGATGACCTTCGGCGCCGCCACGATGCTCGGCCGCTGGGGAGCGGGCCAGCTCGGCGACCGGCTCGGCCAGCACCGCATCCTGGTCCCGTCGGTGCTGCTGGCGGGGCTCGGCGCCGGACTGCTCGCGGTGGCGGCGTGGGGCGCGGACCCGATTGCCCTGCTCGGCACGGTCGCGTTCGGCTGCGGCTTCGGCGCGGTGCAGAACACGACCCTGGTCATGATGTTCGAGCGGACCTCTTCCGGCGTGGCCAGCACGGCCTGGAACATCGCCTACGACGCGGGCCAGGGGCTCGGCTCGCTCGGCTTCGGCATCCTGATCGCCCTGTCCGGCTATCCCCTCACCTTCGTGATCATGGCCGTGCTCATCGGTGCCTGCGCGCCGCTTGCCTTCGGCCGCCGGCGTGGTTGAGAGGATGGGAACTTTCCTGTCACCGACCGCCGTATCGCGAGGCTGTGAGCATGGGAACTTTCCTGTCACCTGCACCCGGCGAGCGCGTGTTGCGAGCATGGGAACCTTCCTGTCATCCACCCCAGGCGAAGCCCCCAGCCAGCCGCGTATGTGATTGCGAACACACGCCCCCGCGAGCTCCCGAGGAGGCGGCCCGGGGAGCGGTCCGGTGCCGTGAGCGGTGCGTGACGACGCCGGAGGTTCCGCCCGGGCGCGAGCGCCTAGAATGCGAAGTGTGTTCCGCAGCCTCTTGACCCCGCGCTGGCTGCTTCTGCACGTGCTGTTCATCGCGGCCACGATCACCACCGGCTTCCTGGCCGTGTGGCAGTGGGATCGCGCGCACGAGGCCGGCGGGAGTTTCCAGAACCTCGGCTATGCGCTGCAGTGGCCGCTGTTCGGCGCGTTCACGATCTTCCTGTGGATCCGCGTGGCTCGCATGGATCTGAGCCGGGAGCGGGAGGAGGCCGCGCCGGAGGCGGACGCGTCCGCTGAGCAGGTGGTGGAGCAGCCGGAAGTGCGCCGGAAGCGGCCGCTGGTGCCGCCGCCGGCGCCGCGCGTCGACCCTGATGAGGATCCGGAGCTCGCCGAGTACAACAGGTACCTGGCCGAGCTCAACG
This portion of the Saccharopolyspora antimicrobica genome encodes:
- a CDS encoding TetR/AcrR family transcriptional regulator — protein: MQTQQASTGRRKRMSRAEREQQILAVAEEVFAADGYQATSMDDIAARVGLSKPMLYEYFGSKEGLLLACLKRCKRELIEASTVAAAGADTPEQLMHDCLLAFFRFGDEHAQAWALLRNESAVPSASVSSELEAIRLQQRDFTSGLLKAARPDLDDEQLEAFAEAIIGACERLALWREQRPEVTPEKATEHLMTLFAPSLTQNLR
- a CDS encoding flavin-containing monooxygenase: MAQRQSKDQRSYRTSVVIVGTGFSGLGMAIKLKQAGIEDFIVLEKAADLGGTWRDNTYPGCACDVPSLMYSFSFEQNPNWSRMFARQGEISDYLQHCADKYRVRDHIHYGVEFSGAEYDEATQTWRVSTADGSEYVGKALVSGVGALHIPSYPELPGVQDFEGEVFHSAEWNHDFDLAGKRVAVIGTGASAIQFVPQIAKKVAKLHLFQRTPPWIQPKPDRPVPEALQRLFRRVPLVQRAARAALYWTLEARYFAVFNKHLGKLSEHLSKRYIRKAVKDPEVRAAVTPDYSMGCKRILLSSDYYPALNRSNVDLVTSGVAEVRKNSVVTGDGQEHPVDAIIYGTGFHVTDAFDHLTIVGRDGRKLQDAWRNGMEAYLGVAVSGFPNLFFLLGPNTGLGHNSVVFMIESQLNYVLGALRGICRGKVAQLDVRQSVQDDFNSEIQSELGDAVWSAGGCRSWYLDENGVNRTIWPGFTWKYWLRTRKVDPADFEITAARGR
- a CDS encoding DUF6319 family protein, whose translation is MSPLSSDELREIRDELNAGTTPTVWFTGSAIGVPEGRSGKVISLGEPAEGDFIQVRPAGSKDVLSFSAAEVTKVKPPRKRAAAPEPAKPAPSAAKPKTVGATLPRVTTAAQAKPAQSAAKPATPAKQAEAAKPSAEEKPAARRKPRPPKAVGGATVTLTADDDGQWSVEVSTPKKRVLKPTPVQAGAVAQAAKALHDDVAAAVEPLIEAAREQQRVRVEQLRAELAAAEAALNDLRS
- a CDS encoding M14 family zinc carboxypeptidase: MHRMRVLALAAVVAGAAFVPATTTAPLSSAAPPPCSEEPRENPISEFTSYDELLVELDRIERVSAGRVVVEKIGESNRGRDMLLARVGTGPKVVLITAEIHGNEKTGPDAALDIIDYLGTSNSAHARRIREQLTVVAMPKINPDAGALDRRGNDMTWEEAQARFPQLATAQAPWNYYTEPRQGDDYSQRPGFDVNRDYNPDLDYQPQPQDFPGASDKPGWFISPETQAVRDVYRSLRDEFGAVDTYIDLHHQGACYTVPGTDRFVTMSLSGKFVADPATPEGSAYAEFADTFRPEYSKQLNVAAYNALQAAANQNPDFGNITLYPQDTNLPGTGLGSFQLNGSGAVLFEVRGQTQNLGEQHRGMLTRTVYIGLDGILSSIASGQVDNLDPADYDRIPPTDRGQQAKSAITEIE
- a CDS encoding MFS transporter — encoded protein: MATVGGFAGYILLMPVLPLWAVVGGAGEIAAGATNAVFMLVTVITQLCMPWLLKRIDHRVAFGLGTILIGLPTPLYALSSDLWLLLAVSSVRGIGFGLLTVTGAALVAELVPVEQRGRAAALYGLSIGLPNVIFLPVGVWLTQQIGFTPLFWIAGVLPVAATTVLFGMSRVQAREPAGKASATTFPLALLPSWTVMTAVAVGAGGIIAFLPLAIGESVAPAALMTFGAATMLGRWGAGQLGDRLGQHRILVPSVLLAGLGAGLLAVAAWGADPIALLGTVAFGCGFGAVQNTTLVMMFERTSSGVASTAWNIAYDAGQGLGSLGFGILIALSGYPLTFVIMAVLIGACAPLAFGRRRG